The Solanum lycopersicum chromosome 9, SLM_r2.1 genome window below encodes:
- the LOC138338576 gene encoding uncharacterized protein, protein MAPFEAFYGRRCRSLIGWFDAFEVRPWGTDILRESLDKVKFIQEKLLAAQNRKKEYADRKVRDLDFMEGEQVLLKVSPMKGVMRFGKRGNISPRNIGPFDVLKRVGEVAYKLALPLGLSGVHRNFICLC, encoded by the coding sequence atggccccatttgaggcattttatgggaggagatgtagatctctcattggttggtttgatgcatttgaggtgaggcCATGGGGTACTGATATTTTGAGGGagtcgttagataaagtgaaattcattcaggaaaagcttctagccgCTCAGAACAggaagaaagaatatgcagatcgaaaggttagggacttggattttatggagggtgagcaagtcttgttgaaggtttcacccatgaaaggggtgatgcggttcggtaagcgaggtaaTATTAGCCCAAGgaatattggtccatttgatgttctgaagcgcgtgggggaggtggcttataaattggcattgcctctagggctgtcaggagtgcatAGGAATTTCAtctgtctatgctga